One Amaranthus tricolor cultivar Red isolate AtriRed21 chromosome 1, ASM2621246v1, whole genome shotgun sequence DNA window includes the following coding sequences:
- the LOC130799277 gene encoding MDIS1-interacting receptor like kinase 2-like, translating to MPSKKSLFPLFPLLFCMMLYFSFSCTFSGATQQEAEALIKWKESLHSLNQSFLSSWSLPNDEFRSITVAPCYWLGVGCVNGSVTRLNLTNVGLTGTLKAFNFSSLPNLSFLDLHDNNLFGNIPSSITNLTKLTSLHLGNNKFSGKIPTELGKMSALKNLNFINNFLFGNIPSSLGNLSSLSLLILGNNRLVGRIPPELGQLTAINELRINLNNLTGPIPPSIGNLIGLKVLSLYGNNLSGILPKEFDKLTNLTLCYLSNNTISGSLPEKICQGGILQDFCASNNRFSGSVPKGLRNCTSLTRLRLDRNHLVGNISEDFGVYPVLDYIDLSYNSFEGQISSNWAKCKNMTSLKISDNHITGVIPPELGNATMLHFLDLSSNRLVGNIPKELGNLQSLFNLTLSNNRLSGNIPNELGNLVNLDYLDLGANDLIGKIPEEIGNCVRMLYLNLSRNSLRGAIPWQIGNLVELQEVLDLSRNSLSGEIPLQLGNLDKLVVLDLSSNHLSGQIPWTFDQLLSLMHFDVSYNNLEGPIPDSKVFMNMSINSFIRNKALCGNMTGLMPCPRTLENSKGKGKDLVQLITAPVVGVGVFLCIIVSVALCMHKSGIREGNRNVHRQDTHRENMFSVWDFDGRLVYDDIKEATEGFDTKYCIGEGGHGSVYKAVLSTGQIVAVKKLKTLQNPGFENQKKFESQIEALTKMRHRNIVKLHGFCFHPQHSLLVCEYLERGSLGNLLKNEKEAIELNWEKRVNVIKGIAYAICYLHYDCSPPIIHRDISSNNVLLDVNYEARVSDFGTARLISQESSNFTELAGTFGYIAPELAYTMKPTKKCDVYSFGVLALEIILGSHPGNLISPSSSSSVESSASSSSPIYHTLLEISSKSSFKDLLDPRLAYPSPDVAKEMAIIIKLALECINTDPQFRPTIQYVCHQMQPTRKIADFSVLKKCESESEGDMSMRSTSSSSHNDDLV from the exons ATGCCCTCTAAAAAATCTCTGTTTCCTCTATTTCCCTTGCTGTTTTGCATGATGCTATACTTTTCATTCAGTTGCACCTTTTCTGGTGCAACTCAACAAGAAGCAGAAGCTCTTATCAAATGGAAAGAAAGCTTACATAGTCTAAATCAATCATTTTTGTCATCTTGGTCACTTCCAAATGATGAATTTAGGTCAATTACTGTTGCTCCATGCTATTGGCTTGGTGTTGGCTGTGTTAATGGTAGTGTTACAAGGTTAAACTTAACCAATGTGGGTTTAACAGGCACTTTAAAAGCCTTTAATTTCTCATCTTTGCCTAATCTATCTTTCCTTGATCTTCATGATAATAATCTTTTTGGAAATATCCCTTCTTCAATCACTAATCTTACTAAACTTACTAGTCTTCACTTGGGTAACAACAAATTCAGTGGGAAGATACCCACAGAACTTGGGAAAATGAGTGCCCTTAAGAATTTGAacttcattaataattttctttttgggAATATCCCATCTTCTCTTGGCAATCTTtcctctctttctctccttATCCTTGGAAATAATCGGTTAGTGGGTAGGATTCCTCCTGAGCTAGGACAGTTGACAGCAATAAACGAGCTTCGGATCAATTTGAATAACCTTACAGGTCCTATACCGCCTTCTATTGGTAATCTAATTGGCTTGAAAGTTTTGTCTTTGTATGGGAATAATTTATCAGGTATATTACCAAAAGAGTTTGATAAACTCACTAATTTAACCTTATGTTACTTGTCAAATAATACCATATCTGGCTCATTACCTGAGAAAATTTGCCAAGGTGGTATACTTCAAGATTTTTGTGCAAGTAATAACAGGTTTTCAGGTTCTGTACCTAAAGGGTTGAGAAACTGTACCAGTTTGACAAGGTTAAGGCTTGATAGAAACCATCTTGTGGGGAACATATCAGAAGATTTTGGGGTGTACCCAGTTCTTGATTACATTGATTTGAGCTATAATAGCTTTGAGGGTCAGATTTCTTCCAATTGGGCAAAGTGTAAGAACATGACTAGTCTCAAGATTTCTGATAATCATATTACTGGTGTAATACCTCCAGAGTTAGGAAATGCAACCATGTTGCATTTTCTTGATTTGTCATCGAATCGTTTAGTGGGTAATATTCCGAAAGAATTGGGAAATTTGCAGTCATTGTTTAACCTCACATTGAGCAATAACAGGCTTTCGGGGAACATTCCCAATGAACTTGGAAATCTGGTCAATTTAGACTATCTTGATCTTGGCGCGAATGATTTGATTGGAAAAATCCCGGAGGAAATTGGTAATTGTGTCAGGATGCTTTACTTGAATCTGAGTAGAAACAGCTTGCGTGGAGCTATTCCATGGCAGATAGGGAATCTTGTGGAGCTACAAGAAGTGTTAGACTTGAGCAGAAACTCACTTTCTGGTGAGATTCCCTTACAACTTGGAAATTTGGATAAATTGGTGGTGTTAGATCTCTCCTCTAACCATCTTTCGGGCCAAATTCCATGGACATTCGATCAATTGCTAAGTTTGATGCATTTTGATGTGTCCTACAACAATCTTGAAGGTCCAATTCCTGATAGCAAAGTGTTCATGAACATGTCCATCAACTCATTCATCAGAAACAAAGCTTTATGTGGAAACATGACAGGCTTAATGCCTTGCCCTAGAACACTGGAAAATTCTAAAGGAAAAGGCAAAGATCTTGTGCAACTAATCACTGCTCCTGTCGTCGGAGTAGGAGTTTTTCTATGTATCATTGTGTCGGTTGCCCTTTGTATGCATAAAAGTGGTATAAGGGAAGGAAATCGGAATGTACATAGACAAGACACACATCGAGAAAATATGTTTTCGGTTTGGGACTTTGATGGAAGGCTGGTGTATGATGACATAAAAGAAGCGACAGAAGGTTTTGACACAAAGTATTGTATAGGAGAAGGCGGACATGGAAGTGTGTATAAAGCAGTACTTTCAACAGGGCAAATTGTTGCTGTTAAGAAGCTGAAAACTTTACAAaacccaggttttgaaaatcaaaagaaaTTCGAGTCACAAATAGAAGCATTAACTAAGATGAGACATCGTAATATTGTGAAGCTCCATGGGTTCTGCTTTCATCCACAACATTCATTGTTGGTTTGTGAGTACTTGGAGCGCGGTAGCTTGGGTAACTTACTTAAGAATGAAAAGGAAGCAATAGAATTGAATTGGGAGAAGAGGGTAAATGTGATTAAGGGGATCGCCTATGCAATTTGTTACCTGCACTATGATTGTTCTCCTCCAATAATCCACAGAGATATTTCTTCCAACAATGTGTTACTTGATGTAAATTACGAAGCTCGAGTTTCCGATTTTGGCACAGCCAGGCTTATAAGTCAGGAATCTTCTAACTTCACTGAGCTTGCTGGAACATTTGGATACATTGCTCCTG AGCTTGCTTATACAATGAAACCCACCAAGAAATGTGATGTTTACAGCTTCGGAGTTTTAGCACTAGAAATTATATTGGGAAGTCATCCAGGAAACCTTATATCTCCATCTTCAAGCTCTTCAGTCGAGTCCTCAGCATCATCCTCATCGCCAATATATCACACTTTACTCGAAATCAGCTCTAAATCTAGCTTTAAAGATCTCTTAGACCCTCGTCTAGCATATCCTTCACCAGACGTGGCTAAAGAGATGGCTATCATCATTAAATTAGCTTTGGAGTGCATTAACACTGATCCACAGTTTAGACCAACCATACAATATGTTTGTCACCAAATGCAACCAACGCGAAAAATAGCTGACTTTTCTGTGCTGAAGAAATGTGAAAGTGAAAGCGAAGGCGATATGAGCATGAGATCTACCAGTTCTTCAAGTCATAATGATGATTTAGTATGA